From Salinicola endophyticus:
CGAAGGTACCGGGCTGGGACTGGCGATATGCAAACGCTTGGTAAAGGCGATGGAGGGGGAGATCGCTTTCGAGAGCCGAGAAGGCGAGGGGAGCCGTTTCTGGTTCCGTCTGCCGTTGATCGAGGCGAATGGCGAGCGTGCCGATAAGATCGACTTCGTTCCAATGGAACTGGAGTTCTGCCACGTTCTACTGGTCGAGGACAACCCGATCAATCAGCAGGTGGCCAAGGGGCTGATGGAGTCGCTGGGCCTGCGGGTGACGCTGGCCGACAACGGCAGTAAGGCACTGTCATTGTTGACCACCCGGCATGAGCTGTTCGATCTCGTCCTGATGGACATGCAGATGCCGGTACTCGATGGTGTGGAGACCACGCGACGCTGGCGTGCCTGCGAGCAGGGTCGGCGTTTGCCGATCGTGGCGATGACTGCCAACGTCATGCCCGAAGACCACCAGCGTTGCTTCGACAGCGGTATGCAGGGGGTCATCACCAAGCCGTTCACCCGCGCCAGTCTGCTGCAAGACCTCTCCAAATATCTCGCTAACCGTCATGCGCGCACGGTCGACGATAATACGCCGGCACTGGGTGAGCGGACGATGCACCTGGCCTCAGTGTCTGCTGCCGACGTTCGGTCGGTACCGCTGTTGAGCACGCCGGTCCTGAAGGAGCTGCAGGCTGCTCTGTCGCTGCAGGCGGTCGAGTTGCTATATCGTCAGTTCTTCCAGCGCTTGCCGGCACGTTTCTCAGCGCTGAACCGCGCCATCGAGGCACAGGATCCGGTCACGGTTCAGCAGGAAGCCCATGCCCTGAAGGGGGCGGCGGCAGCGCTCGGGTGCCAGGCACTCTCGATGCTCGCTGCCCACTGTGAAAGTCTGGCAAAGCAGCGTCATGATGCAAAATTGCCCGAAGCCATCCTGGCATTGATCGCCAGTGGAGAGCCTTCACGGGCTGCGGTTATCTCCTGCCTGGATATTTCGCTCCCCGGTCTCGAGACCACTAGTGCAGAGCAGGCTTGACCCGTTCGACGAGCTGTTGGTACCAGTTGTCGAAGTCCTGCGCGGAGAGCGGACGCGCCAGCCAGAAACCCTGTCCCAGATCATAGCCGGCGGCCCTGAGCAGCGCGTGCTGTTCGGGGGTTTCGATACCTTCCGCCACCACGGCCATATCGAGCCGGTGCCCCAGGTCGAGGATAGAGAGCGCGATCGCCTTGGCTCGCTTGTCCTGTTCGATACGAGAGATGAAGCTACGGTCGACCTTCAGCTCATCGAATGTCAGGCGATGAAGTTGCATCAGCGACGAGTAACCGGTGCCGAAATCGTCGAGTGACAAGCGACAGCCCCGCTGACGCAGTCCGGCGAGAACATGCTTGGCATATCCCAGACAGCCCAGCGTGGTGGACTCCGTGACCTCCAGAATAAGATCGCGGGGTGCGATGTCGTAGCGGTCGATCAAACTATCGAAGTCCTCGAACAAATTGGCAGACTTGATCCACGCGGCGGGTACATTGACCGAGAGGCTGAGGTCCCAGCGCGATTGCCGCCAGCGTTGTAGCTGACGGCAGGCGAGGTTGAGCACCTGCCAGGTCAGCTCGACGATCATCTCGTGATACTCTGCCAGGGGAATGATGACATCGGGCGACATCACGCCTCGACTCGGCTCCTGCCAGCGCACGAGCGCTTCGGCGCCAACCACGCGGTTGAGGCTCAGATCGAACTTCGGTTGGAAGACCAGGAAAAGCTCTTCCTGGGCCAGTCCACGTGCCAGATCCTCCGCAGTGGGCGTATCGGGTTTGCTGCTGGCGGGTATCAACCAGCGATCCAAATCTGCGATGAGCTTCGACTTGTGCAGAAAGCCGAGCATGCCGAGGCCGTGCTGATTGCCGTAGCGAATGATGCGATCCGCAACGCCATGGCTGCACCCGCTGATAACGAGAATGCTGGCGTCGATCTTCAGGTCGAAGAGATACTCGAGAATATCGAGCCCGGTGAACTCGCCGAGGGAGAAATCCAACAGGATCAAGTCGACATCGAGTCTTTGAGGGCATCTCGCCAGCTCTTCGAGGCCCTCGGCGGTGTCTACGCGATAGCCCCGCTGACTCAGCAGATGCTCACACAGAGAACGGATGTCGGCGTCGTCATCGATGACCAGGGCAAGTTTGCTCATGATGGAAATCTCCTGGCTGAGATTTGGCAGGCATCACGGAATTGGGATGCCTGCCCCTTGCGATATCAGAAGGAGTCCCACTCATCTTCCGCTCTGGCAGGGCTTTTTGTCCCCTGTGCGATGACTCGCTCCGAGGGAAGATTCGCTGCCGGAGCGCGCCGAGACTTCGGTGCAGCGACTTCATCTGCCGTGCTACTCAGCTTGAAGCTTGCGAGCAGGTCGTTCAGCAGCGCTACCTGATCGCGCATCTCGGAGGCCGCCGCGCGCGACTGTTCCACCATCGAGGCATTGTGCTGGGTCATGCTGTCGAGGTCGGAGACCGCCGTGTTGACCTGACTGATGCCCACGCTCTGCTCTTTGGTGCCGGCGCTGATCTCGGCGATGACGTCGTTGACGCGTCTGGCGCTCGCCATGATTTTCTTCATCGCGTCACCCGCCTCGTCCACCAGCTTCGCACCGCTCTGGGTATGCGACACCGAGGTGTCGATCAGTTCTCGAATCTGAGTGGAGGCGGCGCTGGAACGGCTGGCCAGAGTTCTTACCTCCTGCGCGACCACCGCAAAACCACGGCCATGTTCTCCGGCGCGGGCCGCCTCTACCGAGGCGTTCAGCGCCAGGATATTGGTCTGGAAGGCGATGCTGTCGATCAGACTGACGATATCGCTGATCTCGACCGAAGACTGGCGGATGTCGTTCATGGTAGCGATGACCGCCTGCATGGTTTGCTGGCCCAGCTCGGCATCACCCAAGGTCTCTTGTGTCAGGACGATGGCCTGTTGTGATGAGTCCGCCGTATTCTTGACCGTCGCTGAGATCTGTTCCATCGACGCCGATGTCTGCTGCAGATTGGACGCCGCCTGCTCGGTCTTGGCAGCCAGATTGGTGCTGCCATTGGCAATTTCATTGGCGGCGACATTGACCGATTCGGTGCTGCTTCTGACATCCTGTAGGACGCCATCGATACGCGCGATGAAGTCATCGACGCGGTTGGCGAGATCGCCGATTTCATCCTTTCTTTCACTGGCAATACGCGCGGTGAGGTCGCCATCGCCTTCGGAGATTTCGCGAACCCGCGCCGTGATCTTGCGCAGCGCCTTGGACATCAGTACCGGCCCCGCAAAGGCCAGTGAGACGGCGACTGCCAGAATGGCAAGACTGAATATCATCACGAAGATGCCTTGGGTATCGGCCCAATCCAGCACTTCATCCTCGACGGCATGGACTTTCTTGAGTGTGGCGCCCTCCGCAACGTCGAGAAGCTCTCTCATGGCATCCAGTGCCACGATAGAAGCGTTATCTGCCTGGTCTCTTGCAGCCTCTACGTCATTTTCTCCGTGCAGCCTGAACGTTTCCTCGGATGCCGTTTTCCAGGTCTGATAGCGCTGACTGAAATCCTGTGTCAACTGGACGACGTCTGGATAGTTATGCATCAGCTTCTGGAAAGCGAGCATTCTGTCCTCGACCTGTTGGGCGTTCTCTCGATAAGAAGCCTCGAGTTCTTCCGCGCGAGGCGAGCTGGGTGATACCAAGAGATAGGCCAGTTCCGCTGCCCTTGCCTGATAGATGTCCCTGTCGGCATTGAGTATGGTATTCGTCGCCTCGTTGAAGGTATCGCTGAACTCCATGAGGCGCGATTTCAGCGCTTCGATGAGACGATAATCCGCGGCACCGAGGATGATCAGCGCGATAGGCACCATCAAGAAAGCCAGCGTATATTTCACTCGGATTTGGTGTAGTTTTTCCAACATGGCGTAGGCCCCCTGCGTGGGTAGTAAGAACAAAGGTAAGGCCCGCTGCCATCGTTAGTCGACTAGCTTTCTCGAATGTTTACACTTGTTGACAAAGCATTGGTGGGATCTGCTCTCGACCTTGAAAGCACGCGAGTACCGCCGGGGATTTTGCACTTGGCAATTCGCACGTCTGGCGCCCGCGATGGGGCGAGCGCAGTCACGTCGATATCTAGTGTCTAGCGCGCAATGGCGTGCCCCTCATGGCCCAGCAGCCAGCGCTTGCGCTCGAGCCCGCCGGCGTAACCGGTGAGGCGGCCGTTGGCGCCGATCACCCGATGACACGGCACCACGATCGCCAGGGGATTGCGGCCATTGGCCGCCCCTACTGCGCGGGTGGCGGTGGGGCGGCCGATGGCCTCGGCTTGCTCGGCGTAGGAGCGGGTCTCGCCGAAGGCGATCGTGGTCAGCGCCTGCCATACCCGGCGCTGGAACTCGGTGCCGGGGGGCGCCAGCGGTAGCTCGAAACGGGTGAGCTCGCCGGCGAAATAGGCTTCGAGTTGCTGCGCACAGCGGCGGGTCAGGGCGCTCGGCCGGGCGTCGTCGCTGGCGTCGGTGACAAACCCGACCCAGGTCAGGCCGGCCTCGCTGGCGCGGATCTCGATCTCGCCCAGCGGCACGTCGGCGGGTGGGGTGTAGCGCTGGCACGCCTCGGTGTGGCCGGCGAGCGGGCAGGGCGCGAAGAAAGAAAGCGCTGCGTTCATATCACGGTGTCCCATAGTTGCAGGGTGAGGTAGCTGCGCCAGGGCGCGGCACGGGCAGGGTCGAGCGGCTGTGGCTGATGCGCCAGCGCTCGGCGCAGGCCGACATCGCCATCGAGCCAGACGTCGGGGTCGCTGAGGCCACGGAAGGCCGCGACCTTGGCGGTCCAGGGGCCGATGCCCTTGAGCCGCTGCCAGCTCGCGGGGTCGTCGCCGAGCTCACCATCCCGATAGGCGGTGGCGAAGCGCTTCAGCGTCTCGCGCCGCGCCCCCGGCAGCTTGAGGAAGGCCAGATCGCTGGCGGCGATCGCCGCCGGCGTGGGGAAGCGACGGCGGCCGGCATCATCCTGCTCGCCCAGATGGTCGATCAGCTGCTGCAGTAGACGGGTGGCGGCGACAATCGAGATCTGCTGGCCGAGCACCGCACGCACGCCCGCCTCGAATAGATCCCAGACCCCGGGCAGACGCAGCCCCGGCCTCGGCGTGAGCCCCGGCAGCGCCGCGGCGAGATGGCCTTCGATCGTCTGGGTATCGGCATCCAGATCGAGCAGCCGGCGCAGGCAGCGGACCACCTCGTCGAGCGCGGCGAGATCGCTCAGCGCCAGGCTGACGGCGAAGGCGTGGCGCTCGGGCAGGTGGTACGCGGTGAAATGGCCGGTAACCGCGCCCAGACGGAAGGTGCGTCCGAAGCGCTCGTCATCGATCCACTCCAGCCCGGTGAGCTGATGCAGGGCGTGGAAGTGGCGCAGACGCGCCCAGTCGTAGGGCGGGCGATAGGTGAGCGTCAGTGTCAGTGGCGCCTGTGGATCGCCACGCCGGCGGCGCACCGCGCTGGGGCTGAGGTGCAGCTGGCGCTGGAAGGCGTCATTGAAGCGGCGCAGGCTGCCAAAGCCGCTGGCATAGGCGATATCGGTGATCGGCAGTGCGGTGTCGTGGAGCAGCTGCTTGGCGAACAGACATTGGCGATAGAGCGCATAGGTCTTGGGCGATACCCCCAGGTGACGCTGGAACAGCTGGCGTAGATAGCGTTCACCGATACCCAGACGCCGACACAGCGCGGCCACACTGCCGCGCTGCAGGCTACCGGCATCGATCAGCGCCAGCGCTCGGCTCAGGGTGGTATGGGTGCCGCGCCAGGCGGGCGAGCGGGGGGCGCTGTCTGGGCGGCAGCGCAGGCAGGGCCGGAAACCCGCAGCAGCGGCGGCGATCGCCGAGCCGAAGTAGCGCACGTTCTCCTCGTGCGGGGGCGTCACCGGGCAGATCGGGCGGCAGTAGATGCCGGTGGTGACGACCCCGATGAAGAAACGGCCATCGAAGCGGGCGTCGCGAGCCAGGCGCGCCCGACGGCACTGCTCGGGGGCGAGCGAGAACGGCGCTTCGAGCTCGCTTGCCTGGGGAGGCGAGGCGCCTAGCCGGGCGGCGTCGGGCAGAGACGTGCTGGCGTCGGTAACGTTGAGTTGGGAAGCGTCGTGCATGGATTACGAGTCCGGCGGTTCGCGGGTGACCCCAGTGTAGCGCCTGGAAGCGCGCGAACTCGCCGGATTCGGCACCCTACGCTTTGTCTGAAAAATGCCTGCGCTCGTCCATACGGCGTTAAAAATCGGCTGGAGCGCCAGCCCGGTCAAAAATGCTCATTTACACCCCGTAAACTGGAGCGCCAGCCCGGTCCGTTTTCGCCGATTTTTGCCTTAGCTGCGCGCCCCGGCCTTGCCTTCGCTCGTCGACTTTTCAGACAGCACCTAGTGAAACAGCTCGCCTTCAGGGTTCATCCCACATCCGCTCGTAGTCCTGCCAGTAGTGCCCCATCTCGCGATCCTGGGTCAGCCCGTAGAGGGTGTAGCGCCGCGCCAGGCGCGCCCCGCCGTCACGGGTCAGCGGTTGCCAGGCGATGGTGGTGGCATTGCGGCTCGAGGTGTCGAAGAAGGCGTCGAACGGAATCGAGACGTAGAAACCCTTGTCGAAGCTGCCCTCGCCGTAGTCATCGCCGGCATCGGTGAAGGTCGACCAGGCGCCCACGCGGACCCCGGAGTCGAATTGGCGCGAGAGATCGAAGGTGACCCCCAGGTCGCCGGCCAGATAGCGCCCGACGCTGACCTGGGCGAGCACGTCCTCGACCCCGGTCTCGATATAGGTGGTGGCGTGCCCGGTCCAGGTCGAGTAGGCACGCAGGCCGAAGCGCTGGTCGAAGTCGCGCTGCTTGACCCAGTTGAGATCGACGCCGAAGGCGACCGGACTGTCGAAGGGGCGATAGAGCACCTCACCGCCACCGCCGACGTACATCATCTCCAGCAGTCCGGCGTAGGCCATGCCGTACCAGTTCTCACCCAGACGCGCGGTACGCGTGTACTGCAGGTTGTAGATGCCGAGGCTGGTCCGGTCGAGATAGTCGCCGATACGCGTGCGTACCCGCGGCAGCTTGGAGTCGGCGATATAGTCGTAGCGGTCCAGATTGTCGAACAGGTTGAGCGCCAGCTGGCCGCTGAACCAGCCGTTGGCGTCGGTGCGGTAGTTGGCATCGAGCTTGGCGTAGAGCTGGTAGAGGAAGCCGTCCGGGCCGCCGATGTTCTGGTTGAGCCCCGGCGCCAGCCGCCAGTCGAAGCCTTCGAGATCGTCGGCGTAGAGCCGCTCCCCATCCGGTGCGCGGTCGTCGGGCTGGGTCAGGGCGGAGGCGTAGAGTCCGTAGTGATACTGCTGATCATAGGCGGCCGAAGCGGCGGCGCGACGGAAGGCGTGGCGGTCGTGAACGTCGTCGCGCAGACCCATGCCGACGCTCTGCCAGCGGTAGCGGTAGGTGTCGATATCGTCGGCGGTATGGTTGTTGAGAATGCGATTGGCGCGCCCCTCGCTGACCAGCAGCGAGCGGTAGCGCGTGGCTTCCGCCTCGACCACCAGCTCGTCGTCGCGCCGAGTGATGCGATGCACGCGCATCCCGGCGTTGGCCTGCAGGTCGCGGCTGACCGCCTGCCAGTCGTCGGTGGTGCGCGGCGGCGGCTCGGCCACCGCGACCGGGCGCGGGTCGCCGGTCTTGGCCTGGCGCGCGCCGGCCAGGTTGGCGCTCAGGGTGAGGCCGAGCATGGCGGTGTCGCCGCGCTCCCAACCCGCCGCCAGCGAGAGATTGTCGCCGAGGCGCCAGCGCGCCCCCAGATTGAGCGGTGAGCGCTGGCGCTGCGGGTTGTCCAGGGGCTCCGAGCGGTAGTCGTTGCCGTCGTACTCGAGCTGCAGCGTCAGCGGCTCCCACGGAGTTTGGTACTCGACCCCGCCGAACACGCCGATATCGCCGCTGAACAGATCGCCGAACTCGAAGTCGCCGGCCTCTTCCGGGTTCTCGCTGCGGCGCGAGTCGAAGCGTCCGGAGAGCGCCGAGAGCGGATTGCCGAGCCCGCCGCCGGCGCCCAGATAGCCCCAGCCCAGGCCCAGGGTGAAGTCAAAATCGTTCCAGCGCTTGCTCGCCACCAGGTACTCGCTGCCGAACAGCCCGGTACCGCCGAAGTCGCGGAAACCCAGCGCCAGCGCCGGGGTGTAGCGATCTTCCTGATGCAGTCTGAATTTGAAATCGATGCCCTTGTCGAGGTAGTCCCGTTCGGCGTCGCCGGAGGCGCGGTAGTCGCGGTTACCGATCGAGGTGTAGCGGAAACCCGCCTCGAGCCAATCCATCGGCTGCACGCTGACCTGGTAGCGCGAATAGGGCGAGACGTGGTTGTAGTGCAGCGAGATTTCGCCCAGCGGCGCCATGCGCGCGCTGGGTGTCTGCATCAGGCCAACGCCCCCGAAATCGCTCTGGGCGGAGCCGAGCTCGGCCACGGCGTGGGGCGCAGCGCCAAGCAGCAGGGGCAGCGAAAGCCCCATGGCGGGAGTCGCACGGCGCAGCGTGCGGGAACGGCGGGAGATCGGAAGCATCATGCTCGGGGCGTCGTCAGTCGGTGGCGGTGGTCAGGCGTGAAGCGGCGTCCGGGGTAAAGGTGTGGCAGGTATCGCCGGGCAGACGTGTGGCCAGAAAGTCGGGCAGGCGGGCGTCGACCCAGCGCGCGCTCACCTCGTCCAGAGGGAGTTGCAACACCACCCGGCTACCCGGCACCAGCGTGGCCGACTGGCGATTCCACGCGGCCATGCCCAGCCGACGTATCCCGCCACGCGGATCGATCAGCGCCAGGCGCTCGCTCTCTGCGCGGGCGGCCTCGGGCAGCGCGTTCAGCAGCGTCTCGGTGGTCATGCCGGGGTGCCAGTCGAGCCGCGTCACCCCCTGGGGCGTCCACGCCTCGACCCAGCTCGGCGTCTCGCACCAGCCAACACGATCGAGATCGGCCAGGGCCGGCATGTGGCGCGGATGCGCCATCAGCCAGCTTGGGTCGACCCGCCCAGGGATACGTGCAGGCGCCTGGGCATCGAGTGCTCGCGACCACTCGCCAAGCCCGTCGGCCAGCCCCGTCTGGCGCTGCAGTCGGGCCTGCATGGCGAGCCCGTCGAGTTCGGCGCGCAGGCGCCGCTGCATCTGGCGTGTCGCGATGTCGGTGCGCTCGGCGCCCACATAGGCGAATGGCCAGTTCACTCGGGCCTGTTGCGACAGTGCCGACCACGCCTCCAGCAGTGTCGTGGCCACGGTCGTGCGGCCCTGAATCTCGATGGTCACGGGGGCCTCGTCGGCCGGCGGCGTGGCCGCGGCATCGAACGCGAGGGTGCCCAGCGCCAGCAGGCCAAGCGCGAAGGGGAGAGGGGATCGCATGTGTCGGTCGTTTCCCTGACGGTGAAAAGGCGCTGCGTGCCGATCCTTCGGCATGACAGTCACCAGGGGCGGGCGATCTGCCACGTCAGCGTCGGTGCGTCCGGCCACGGCTGGCCGGTATAGGCCCATAGCCGCTCATCTTCGGGGTCGCGCCATAGCGTCGCTTCGGTGATGGCGCCGCCGGCCCAGTGCGATATTTCCTGGCAGCGCGCCAGTCGGCGCCGGGTCAGCGGCAGCTCGACCGCTGCCGGTGCCGCGCAATTGAGCGTTACCTGGGCGCTATCCTGGTGCAGATCGCCCTCGGCATCCTGCCACTGGCGTTCGATCCGGTAGTGCGTCTCGCTGCCCGGACGACGCCAAGGGTAGGGCGGCGGCGGTGTACCCTCGGCGCTGAGAATGCGGGTGCCCAGCAGCTCGTCGCGCAGCCCGGCAGTGGTCACCGGATAGCCATCCTCGAGCGCTAGCGTAGCGCCATCGCGAAACTGCCAGTAGGTGGTATTGGCCTGCTGACTGGCCAGCACCACCAGCCCACCGTGGCCGGCCAGGTCCAGCGCCAGCGAGGCGTAGGGCAGGGCGGCGGCCTGGGCGGCCACGTCGGGCCCCCGCAGGCCGGCGACGACATCGCCGGGGGAGCGCTGACTGCCGATGGTGCAGCCCGACAGCGCCAGCGCGAGAACTATGAAGAAGACCGCCCGAGGGCGGCCTTCCCGGCAACGCTGAGCCGATATGCTCATCAACGTGTGCCGGTCGTACCGGTGGTGCCGGTGGTACCGGTACCACCACTTCCGTCGCTGCCGCCAGCGGCAGCCAGCGCGCCCACCGATGAGGCGGTCGTGCTGGCGCCCACGGCCGAGGCCGTCGACGCGCTGGCAGCGGTGCCAACGCCGGCTGCACTGCCCGTGGCGACTTCCTGGGCTGCAGCGAGCGAAGAGACCGCCATGAAGGCGACTGCCAAGATGGCTCGCTTCTTCATAG
This genomic window contains:
- a CDS encoding AlkA N-terminal domain-containing protein gives rise to the protein MHDASQLNVTDASTSLPDAARLGASPPQASELEAPFSLAPEQCRRARLARDARFDGRFFIGVVTTGIYCRPICPVTPPHEENVRYFGSAIAAAAAGFRPCLRCRPDSAPRSPAWRGTHTTLSRALALIDAGSLQRGSVAALCRRLGIGERYLRQLFQRHLGVSPKTYALYRQCLFAKQLLHDTALPITDIAYASGFGSLRRFNDAFQRQLHLSPSAVRRRRGDPQAPLTLTLTYRPPYDWARLRHFHALHQLTGLEWIDDERFGRTFRLGAVTGHFTAYHLPERHAFAVSLALSDLAALDEVVRCLRRLLDLDADTQTIEGHLAAALPGLTPRPGLRLPGVWDLFEAGVRAVLGQQISIVAATRLLQQLIDHLGEQDDAGRRRFPTPAAIAASDLAFLKLPGARRETLKRFATAYRDGELGDDPASWQRLKGIGPWTAKVAAFRGLSDPDVWLDGDVGLRRALAHQPQPLDPARAAPWRSYLTLQLWDTVI
- a CDS encoding methylated-DNA--[protein]-cysteine S-methyltransferase, which translates into the protein MNAALSFFAPCPLAGHTEACQRYTPPADVPLGEIEIRASEAGLTWVGFVTDASDDARPSALTRRCAQQLEAYFAGELTRFELPLAPPGTEFQRRVWQALTTIAFGETRSYAEQAEAIGRPTATRAVGAANGRNPLAIVVPCHRVIGANGRLTGYAGGLERKRWLLGHEGHAIAR
- a CDS encoding EAL domain-containing response regulator; its protein translation is MSKLALVIDDDADIRSLCEHLLSQRGYRVDTAEGLEELARCPQRLDVDLILLDFSLGEFTGLDILEYLFDLKIDASILVISGCSHGVADRIIRYGNQHGLGMLGFLHKSKLIADLDRWLIPASSKPDTPTAEDLARGLAQEELFLVFQPKFDLSLNRVVGAEALVRWQEPSRGVMSPDVIIPLAEYHEMIVELTWQVLNLACRQLQRWRQSRWDLSLSVNVPAAWIKSANLFEDFDSLIDRYDIAPRDLILEVTESTTLGCLGYAKHVLAGLRQRGCRLSLDDFGTGYSSLMQLHRLTFDELKVDRSFISRIEQDKRAKAIALSILDLGHRLDMAVVAEGIETPEQHALLRAAGYDLGQGFWLARPLSAQDFDNWYQQLVERVKPALH
- a CDS encoding YjbF family lipoprotein, whose protein sequence is MSISAQRCREGRPRAVFFIVLALALSGCTIGSQRSPGDVVAGLRGPDVAAQAAALPYASLALDLAGHGGLVVLASQQANTTYWQFRDGATLALEDGYPVTTAGLRDELLGTRILSAEGTPPPPYPWRRPGSETHYRIERQWQDAEGDLHQDSAQVTLNCAAPAAVELPLTRRRLARCQEISHWAGGAITEATLWRDPEDERLWAYTGQPWPDAPTLTWQIARPW
- a CDS encoding capsule biosynthesis GfcC family protein; this encodes MRSPLPFALGLLALGTLAFDAAATPPADEAPVTIEIQGRTTVATTLLEAWSALSQQARVNWPFAYVGAERTDIATRQMQRRLRAELDGLAMQARLQRQTGLADGLGEWSRALDAQAPARIPGRVDPSWLMAHPRHMPALADLDRVGWCETPSWVEAWTPQGVTRLDWHPGMTTETLLNALPEAARAESERLALIDPRGGIRRLGMAAWNRQSATLVPGSRVVLQLPLDEVSARWVDARLPDFLATRLPGDTCHTFTPDAASRLTTATD
- a CDS encoding YjbH domain-containing protein; the protein is MMLPISRRSRTLRRATPAMGLSLPLLLGAAPHAVAELGSAQSDFGGVGLMQTPSARMAPLGEISLHYNHVSPYSRYQVSVQPMDWLEAGFRYTSIGNRDYRASGDAERDYLDKGIDFKFRLHQEDRYTPALALGFRDFGGTGLFGSEYLVASKRWNDFDFTLGLGWGYLGAGGGLGNPLSALSGRFDSRRSENPEEAGDFEFGDLFSGDIGVFGGVEYQTPWEPLTLQLEYDGNDYRSEPLDNPQRQRSPLNLGARWRLGDNLSLAAGWERGDTAMLGLTLSANLAGARQAKTGDPRPVAVAEPPPRTTDDWQAVSRDLQANAGMRVHRITRRDDELVVEAEATRYRSLLVSEGRANRILNNHTADDIDTYRYRWQSVGMGLRDDVHDRHAFRRAAASAAYDQQYHYGLYASALTQPDDRAPDGERLYADDLEGFDWRLAPGLNQNIGGPDGFLYQLYAKLDANYRTDANGWFSGQLALNLFDNLDRYDYIADSKLPRVRTRIGDYLDRTSLGIYNLQYTRTARLGENWYGMAYAGLLEMMYVGGGGEVLYRPFDSPVAFGVDLNWVKQRDFDQRFGLRAYSTWTGHATTYIETGVEDVLAQVSVGRYLAGDLGVTFDLSRQFDSGVRVGAWSTFTDAGDDYGEGSFDKGFYVSIPFDAFFDTSSRNATTIAWQPLTRDGGARLARRYTLYGLTQDREMGHYWQDYERMWDEP
- a CDS encoding methyl-accepting chemotaxis protein, which translates into the protein MLEKLHQIRVKYTLAFLMVPIALIILGAADYRLIEALKSRLMEFSDTFNEATNTILNADRDIYQARAAELAYLLVSPSSPRAEELEASYRENAQQVEDRMLAFQKLMHNYPDVVQLTQDFSQRYQTWKTASEETFRLHGENDVEAARDQADNASIVALDAMRELLDVAEGATLKKVHAVEDEVLDWADTQGIFVMIFSLAILAVAVSLAFAGPVLMSKALRKITARVREISEGDGDLTARIASERKDEIGDLANRVDDFIARIDGVLQDVRSSTESVNVAANEIANGSTNLAAKTEQAASNLQQTSASMEQISATVKNTADSSQQAIVLTQETLGDAELGQQTMQAVIATMNDIRQSSVEISDIVSLIDSIAFQTNILALNASVEAARAGEHGRGFAVVAQEVRTLASRSSAASTQIRELIDTSVSHTQSGAKLVDEAGDAMKKIMASARRVNDVIAEISAGTKEQSVGISQVNTAVSDLDSMTQHNASMVEQSRAAASEMRDQVALLNDLLASFKLSSTADEVAAPKSRRAPAANLPSERVIAQGTKSPARAEDEWDSF